Proteins co-encoded in one Armatimonadota bacterium genomic window:
- a CDS encoding sigma-24: MVLAIGTPSEATQELAFNMVAPLDEDLLLVRRCGDGDAAAFEKLYHKYVRLVYSVVYRMVPGEEAHDLTQEVFIRAFKNIRSFRGDSSFRAWLLRIAHNLCCNRLRDMKRERTDSLEEMAERENGGYEPVSDEDLQAHVEREELQRKVREVLARLPEDYRTMLVLRDFEQLTYEEISHITGLTIANVKSRLHRARLAFKRLFEPYYRSYYQGVGE, from the coding sequence ATGGTTCTGGCGATTGGCACGCCCTCGGAGGCAACACAGGAACTGGCATTCAACATGGTAGCACCGCTGGACGAAGACCTCTTACTGGTTCGTCGCTGCGGAGACGGCGATGCGGCAGCCTTCGAAAAGCTATACCACAAGTACGTGCGCCTGGTATACAGCGTGGTATACCGAATGGTGCCTGGCGAGGAAGCACACGACCTGACGCAGGAAGTGTTCATCCGCGCTTTCAAGAACATCCGCTCCTTCCGCGGAGACAGCAGCTTCCGCGCCTGGCTACTGCGTATCGCGCACAATCTGTGTTGCAATCGCCTGCGCGACATGAAGCGAGAGAGAACCGACTCGCTGGAAGAGATGGCGGAGCGAGAGAACGGGGGCTACGAGCCGGTATCCGACGAGGACTTGCAAGCACACGTGGAGCGCGAGGAACTTCAGCGTAAAGTGCGCGAGGTTCTGGCTCGCTTGCCCGAAGATTACCGAACCATGCTGGTGCTGCGTGACTTCGAGCAGTTGACTTACGAAGAGATTAGCCACATTACGGGATTGACGATTGCCAATGTCAAATCGCGCTTGCATCGTGCACGATTGGCTTTCAAGCGTCTTTTTGAGCCTTATTATCGGTCGTACTATCAGGGGGTAGGTGAGTAA